The window TTAAAGTGCATCCACCTTGATAACATATAATACCTTTGCACAGGCTgatctgaagacgaaaggcagaagacatTCAAAACATTATCCTGTACACTTGAGTTGTGTAAGTTGGTTGCATAGACACTGATATATTCGTACAAGTGTTTCTTTAATAGGCATTTACTACCAACTTCACAatcaaatgtataaatataccatGTACATTATCCATCAGTTATGGTGTAAGTTGAAAAATTGTTAGAAGTCAAACTTCAGGAAgagaatatatttattgtcacgaaaacaatgaacaaattagTAAttgaaaattactaataattttcacagaataaACATCTATTTTGTTATTTGACTGTATTATACTTGAAGATTAAAtcagtgtttattttactgtagaGTTCAGAATCAGCACAAGTTATTGGGTGAAGTTACCACCATGAATTATGCATCAAAGGGAGATTGTGTTGCCATAGGCACCCAACAATGTGATCTCTATGTTATGCTTCATGCTAAACGAACGAAGTTTTATTGTTCAGTGTCAATTAATTAAGGGTTGACGTTATTAAGTAACATTCAATTCAATCTTTAGAGGATCTGACCTTATAGTTGCAAAACTTACAATTTTCATTTGGATTGAAGTGTTTTCACTGAGCTCATGgtgttgttttcaaattttgcagGTTATATTAGTTAATCACATCAAGCCTAAGGATCATTAGAAACTAGGAACCTGTGGTTACCATTGGTTGATCCCACATTCAGTCATTCTTCCAAACAGAATCAAGAACAAACAACTAATTTGACTACACTAACTAAGGTTATTGGGACAAGTATTAAACCTCACAAATATTACTCACAGGTCTCTACTCAACTGTAGGAGGTCATAAATGGGTGGAATTGTAGGCTATGCctaatgaaatatatgtaaaaagaaGGAATATTAAGTTAGAcacaaaacatgaataattacttttttaaggagtaataatttcataataaaaacatgtgattTTGACTGGgcaaaaaaattctaaaacaagctGCTAAGTTGTGCAGAAACTTGGTGATATGTGTATGTTCTTTTTATCAGGCTCACGGCTTCATGTTTAATACTAGGAGACACCCTAAGTATGTTCATCGCTGATGAAAAAGGTGACACATTATCCTGTGATGACATCTGCAGTAATCctcaggtaaaaaaaaatttaacagaatgttatattgtaaaaaacGTATGTTTTGACATCTGTTCTTTTCACAGAAGACTTGCTATAGAAGTAACGTACTAAAATTATCTTTGAGTGGTATGGTTGCTCAACATCTTTGCGTTGCAGATTTGATTTAGTGTTCAACAGGTGATAAGTTTAAACTGAGCTGAAGATTGACCactatttatcatatttatttaaatgcagTTATAAGAAAAGCTGTTAGTAATATCCGAGATTCTTTATAGTTTTGGACAGTTTCTAGAtgcatgtttttgtattttggttgATATGGCCTTGTGGTTTTCACATTGAGCTGTGGGTTGTGAGGACTAAGGTTTGAGCCACAGTATGCCATTAATCTTCTGTAGTTACCACACTGAGCTGTGGGTTGTGAGAACTAGAGTATGAGCAATTATTCAGAATTTTAACTGTTACaggttttcaaaacatttattttaaaagttatgtaTGTTCAGTCAGAGTAAAGTAAAACTATCTAGACATTGGTCAGTTAAATATGTTGTTTCAAAATGAAGgtataatgatatataattaatGTGTTGATTATaaaccaattttaaaataaagttttccgtCTTTCAGAATTTTTAGCTGATTTAGATTTTTAGTTGCACTTATCTTTAACCTTTATTTCTCTAACTGAAGTAAAagtctttaagtttgttttgtatgtatcaTTACTTTTGATGTGGAAACACAACATCCTTCCTAATTGTATTAGTTCTGTGTGAAAAGGCTATATAAGATTTACATTTTAACTGCAGTATCTGTTACTTCTGCTTGATTTTCTATAATTACTCTATTACCTTAATTTAAAATCAACTTTTCTGGTAGCCTTTGTGCAAATTGGTGTCACAGATAACTTCAACAGAAGGCCAAGTTACCGTTGGTGTGTGGCCAACAGCACTGTTGACCATTGCTGATGGAGCCGTGTTTGTCGGAGATGTGCAAGGCTTTGTCACAGTAATCAAGGAAGATGGTACTACAGTTGTAAGGCTACAttatagttttttattaaatatattagtttatctTTTGATTTTATACTCAAACACCAAGAGATTTCTTTTAATCCTAATTAGACTCGTGTGGAGGAAATAATCTGTTTCAACATCATTAGGAGACATAGACATTCACGTACTGTTTGTATGTCATGAGTTTTAACTGTGTTCACGTACTGTGTTTGTATCTAATGAGTTTTAACTGTGTTCACGTTCTGCGTTTTTATATCAtgagttgttttcttttattcgattttttttccaatttcggTTCATgatttgttgctgttttgaattaagcaaaaagctacccACGGGGCTATCTACcacgtgctctgcccaccacgggtatcgaacctcggtttctagcgttgtaagtccgcagacataatgCTGACCCACTGAGGTGGGCGCGGTTCATGCAGTATCAATTTTATCAGTTTATCCATTCAAATTCGATTCAGTTTATCATTCCTGGTTTCTTTAGCTCAGTGGTTTATGACATACATGTGTAACATTTGAAATTAAGTAGGAGTGAATAAAAGTTTCGTAGCAAGAGTGTGTTTTCTaat of the Tachypleus tridentatus isolate NWPU-2018 chromosome 13, ASM421037v1, whole genome shotgun sequence genome contains:
- the LOC143238458 gene encoding uncharacterized protein LOC143238458, producing MFIADEKGDTLSCDDICSNPQPLCKLVSQITSTEGQVTVGVWPTALLTIADGAVFVGDVQGFVTVIKEDGTTVVRLHYSFLLNILVYLLILYSNTKRFLLILIRLVWRK